The Aspergillus nidulans FGSC A4 chromosome VIII genome contains the following window.
CGTACAATAGGCGCATAATCATCCATTTTCCCAAGAAACTCGCGCAGCGAGGTCTCCTTTTTTGATGTCGCCGCTGCATCAACGGAGGTCGGCGCTTGCACGGGGTTCCCAATCTGGTCGTCGCCAACGCCTGCTCCGGGTGCTGCTCCTGCGTCTGGGCCCGCAGCAGCGGAATTAACGCTGGGCCCGGCCATAACGGCTTCTTGTTCGATGGAGGTATCGAGGGCAGTAGCGTCTGAATCCGGCTCGAGTTTCGGAACGACGATTGCTTCAGATGACTGATCTTGTGAGTTCGGCGGAGGTTGAGATTGTGGTAGAGTTGAGGGTGGTTTGGTGTCCGACATGGTGAGGGGGAAGCTGCGTTGGCGGTATTGGCGGCAGGGGTGACAGTTCACTCGATTTAAGCTAGGGCAGAAACTCGATCGACAATGGTTGACAATGCAATATGCAATGAGCACGCTATTGATGTGGTGAATTGGTATTAAGCACTTCTTGACAGAAGTATGAGGATAATTTGAGAGCGAATTTAAGCTGAGTAGGATCCAAGCTGTTTTGAGGCGGTTCCGGACCCACTTTGACTGACTGACGGACTTACAGACTACGCTACCATACTTAAGGCTGGGTAGGACTACAATGCATTAAGAACTAAACGTAGACAAGATAACAGGAAAAAATCACAGTAAAATATCCGCTGATATGATAATATTGTTACACCATATTTTACACCACTTCCCCATCATTGCCCCATATGCATATTCTCAGGATGATGCCCCGGGTGCCCAGGCTGCCCAGGCTGCCCGAATGACTCTCCATGGACTTCCTTTCCCAGCGTCTGCATGAGATTTTGCTCCGCCGTCTGATCAAAGTTTGGATCTGGCGGCATCGGCGACGCAGACATGCTCTCGTGGCCGTGGTGCGGAACTCCAGGAACTccatgatgaggatggccGACCTGCTGCGGATGCGCCCCCGCCAGGGCCATCATGCCCTTGATCCCCTCGACATGTGCCTTATCCTCCTCCCCTTGTttcttctggcgctcgcGGGCCTCACGTTTGGCGGCTTGTGCTGGAGCACGCGTTTTCAACTCACCCGTGACGAATTTGAGGTAGTATGGCACCTCAATCCCACTCTtaagaaagaagagcttcaggTTTCGAGCTTTATCTTTAAGTTGTACCTGGTTGCGATCCTTGAGAGCTTCGCTAATCGTACCGCCGGGGCCGAACATGGCCAGGATCTGACTCCAGTGGGGTCCCTTGACGCGGTCAAGGCCAGCCATGAGGGcgttttcttcttcagtcgTCCATGGGCGGCGTTGACTGGGAAGGCCAGACTTGCGGCTGCTGGGCGAGGATTTGGCGGATGCGGCCATCCGAGCCCGCTCATAGAGAACTTGTGTcggctgagattgagagTAGTGGGGAATGCCGGGCATGTAGCCGTGGTTGGCAGTAGACGAGTTAGGTCGACCGGGTATTGGCGACGGCGAGGGGTGGTTGTACTGCTGGAAGTTTGTCTGCATTGGGCTCTGTTGGAAGTTATATGTCTGAGactgttgatatcctgaaggagctgggctGCTCTGGTAGGGTTGCTGCGCGGGGGTATATCCTTGTAGAATCTGGATGCCCTGCTGGGgcgcctgctgctgagcctgttgttgctgttgttgctgttgctgttgctgttgctgctgctgctgatatTGCTGAGCCTGCTGCCGAgcctgttgctgctgctgggcctgctgctgggcctgctgctgggcttgttgctgctgggcttgttgctgctgggcctgctgtgcctgctgctgagaacGTCTGAGCCCGTGACCCTGCAGCGCAATCTGCGCAGCTCTGGCGGCACGGGCAACCAGGTCACCGTGCATGTTTTTATCGACTGGGACCTCCGGCGCCTGCGTGGCGACAGGAAACTGGCTCTGAAGAGGCGCACTAGGCGGCTCAGAATCACCatttgatgaagatggttGCCGTCCTTTTGTGATCTTCTTTGACTAATCCGCATTAGCGATCTATTTGTTTAAAACCATATGTAGAGTCTAACCTgttggttgttgatggtatCAAAGTTCTTTGTAATATACGAGCTGAGGTCCCGGAGAAAGTCCTCCCAGTGGTATTTGTCTGGTAAAGCTTTCATGGCCTCCTCATTGTTGATATCATTAAGCAATATCTCACGGCGCGAATGTGCACGGTTGACAAAGTCGGTTTCGCTCGGAGCCAGCTGACGCGTCCCGGGTCGTCTGTCAAGGAGTTGCTGCTCAAGATTATCTGGGAACAAAGTATAAAGCAATTCGGTGCGGGTACGTTCGGTGTTGTTCATCGACGCGATGAACGCTTGAGTCTTCATCTCAAGAAAAAGGGCACCTTGCTGTTTGAGAAGCCGTCCACCTTCGGGGACAAATACGTCGAGAAAGTTATCATTGAGCTCAGAGAAGCTGATCTCCTGAGTACCAAAGATGCTGGAGACAAACGATGCCAGGTTTGCTTtgcggatgatgtcgactTGCGAAGGTTCAGTGAGCTCGAGCTCCGTGGGCGAGAGGAACGATTTCTTGGTTGAATAGACCTTTTTTGTGTGGTCAAACAGTGACCGCATCGTAGCGTACGCCTGACCATTCTCCGACTCCGGCTCAGATACGAAGGAGGTAATATCTTGGTACGTGGACTTGGCCAGCAGCGACAGAATTTGCGTGGACTGCAAATTAGCTTCCTAAC
Protein-coding sequences here:
- a CDS encoding putative MYB DNA binding protein (Tbf1) (transcript_id=CADANIAT00002587), which encodes MADASASGPSVDTQGASDLPASPVPKEEGHHELPKLFHPIEDDSLSPRASKKRRLDEPEDSVAETTTTTPPSQQPQEQTREPSQQTEQSQFQQQHTNLLPGAGDQIEEELASALAAGVVDSVETADSKNGQTEIGASPVQEQNTNIDSDVATVISNIMNHSERVEEQCAMGPQQLPDLSGQGAPKGMVFVKANSHLKIQSLPILDNLSTQILSLLAKSTYQDITSFVSEPESENGQAYATMRSLFDHTKKVYSTKKSFLSPTELELTEPSQVDIIRKANLASFVSSIFGTQEISFSELNDNFLDVFVPEGGRLLKQQGALFLEMKTQAFIASMNNTERTRTELLYTLFPDNLEQQLLDRRPGTRQLAPSETDFVNRAHSRREILLNDINNEEAMKALPDKYHWEDFLRDLSSYITKNFDTINNQQSKKITKGRQPSSSNGDSEPPSAPLQSQFPVATQAPEVPVDKNMHGDLVARAARAAQIALQGHGLRRSQQQAQQAQQQQAQQQQAQQQAQQQAQQQQQARQQAQQYQQQQQQQQQQQQQQQQAQQQAPQQGIQILQGYTPAQQPYQSSPAPSGYQQSQTYNFQQSPMQTNFQQYNHPSPSPIPGRPNSSTANHGYMPGIPHYSQSQPTQVLYERARMAASAKSSPSSRKSGLPSQRRPWTTEEENALMAGLDRVKGPHWSQILAMFGPGGTISEALKDRNQVQLKDKARNLKLFFLKSGIEVPYYLKFVTGELKTRAPAQAAKREARERQKKQGEEDKAHVEGIKGMMALAGAHPQQVGHPHHGVPGVPHHGHESMSASPMPPDPNFDQTAEQNLMQTLGKEVHGESFGQPGQPGHPGHHPENMHMGQ